Genomic window (Deinococcus arcticus):
GGGCAGCGGCCAGCTTCAGTCCGGCCAGTTCCCCGCACGCACCAGCCCCGCCACCAGCGCGGCAATGTTCCACGCGTCGTCCACGCCCCGGTGGTGGCGGCCCTCCAGGGGGAGCCCCGCGTGGGCCAGGGCCTGCGCCATGCCGGGCCGCTTGTTCAGGCGGTGGGCCCCCGTGAAGACCTTCTTGGCATTGGTGTGCCGGCCACTGAACGGATACGGCACGTCCGCTGCCGCGCACTGCGCCTGGAACTGCTTGCGGTCGTAGTCACCCCAGCTGGCCCAGGGGCGCGAATCGGCGTGGAAGTCCCGGCGCAGCACGGCGCAGGCGTCCTGAAAGCTCAGGCCATTCGCCACGTCCTGCGCGCGCAGGCCCGTGAGTTCCGTGCAGAAGGTGCTGACCTCCGAGCGCTCCGGGCGCACGAGGAGGGCGCGGCGCTCCGTGCGGTCCAGGGTGGAGAGGTCCAGCACGCACAGGCCAATTTCGATGATCTCGCTCACCTGTCCGGGGGGCGGCGGTCCATCCCAGCAGGTGGCTTCCACATCCACGACGTTCAGGAACACGGCAGCTCGCCCACGCGCACAGCCACCACCCAGTCGCTGACGGCGCGGCGCGTCTCTTCCGGCACAGCCGCTGGCAGGTGGGTGGTGGTCTGGGCGTCCTCCAGGCGGGCCAGCAGCCGGGCGTGCTGCGTGCGGTAGAAAGGCAGGTCGCCGGGCAGCGGCTCGGCCTCGTGCCCCTGCCGTTTCAGGGCCAGCAGATCGGTCAGGAAAGGCAGCCGGGCCCCGGCGTTCAGCACCTCCAGATTGGCCTGGATCTCACCCATTCGCATCAGGTGCAGGCCCGTCAACACGGTGCGAAAGGCGTACAGCAGCGGTTTGACGCGCGGCACGCTTTCCTTTTCCAGCAGGGTCCACTGGTTGGCACTGAAGCCCAGGTAGTGGTGCGCGTGGTGCCGGGTGAGCACGCCCGGGGCCAGCGCCACCAGCGCCGCGTGGGCGGGCGAGGTGTGCACCACCAGCGGCGAGAGCAGCTGTTCCAGGACGTAGCCGTTGCGCTTCAGGAGCAGCGCCGCGAACTTGTGCGCGTCGTGCGTGACCAGATCAAGTTCGATCTGAGGGCCGTCAGGCGCCATCTCTGTATCGTCGAGTGCAGGGTCACTGAACAGCTCGACGGTCTGAGACTTCACGGTGAGCCCCAGCACCTCGCGCAGGCCCAGCACATGCGCGCCGCGCAGGTCCCAGTCGCTGTTCTTGCTGGGAAAGCCGTACAGGTGCGCGCCGCTGACGGTGGCGAAGACCAGCGGCCAGGGATGGTCGGCCACGGCGGCGGCCAGCTGGGGTGGAACGTTCAGAGCGTCCATGTTTCATCCTCCAGGCTGCGCAGAATCACCTCGTGGGCCTCGGTCACCTCGGGAAAGTCCAGGGCGCGCAGCTGCCCGGCCAGCACGGCGGTGGGCACCGGTTCGGGGCGGGCGTGGTTGCGGGCGGCGGCCACAGCGGGCGGCGTCCAGGCCACCACAATCCGGGTCAGGGCGCCGTAATCGCGGCCCAGGCCCAGCACCTGCGCGCGGCCACTGCGGCGCAGGCTGGTGGCGTCCCAGATCACGTGGGCCCCCCGGCGCAGCCCGGCGCGCAGGGCTGCGCGGGCGGCCTGCATCACCTGACCACTGACCCAGGTGTCGTGCTTCGCGCTGTGACGGCCCCCGCCGATCCGGGCACGCAGGGCGTCCAGGCTCACCACCTCGGTGTCCCCGCCGCTGGCGGCGTACTCGGCGGCCAGGGTGGATTTGCCGCTGCCACTGGGCCCGCACAGCACCGTCAGTTGGGGGAAGCCCTGCCGGGCCGCGTCCTGCACCCGGGCGGCGGCTTCGTGGGGGGTATGAATCCGGCCCGCTGCCCAGTCCTGCAGGCCGCGCCCCACGGCCAGCGCCAGCAGATCCGGGCTGGCGCCGGGCAGCAGGTCGGCCACCTCGGCGCGGAAGGCGGCGAAGGGGTCGCCCCCTGCCCACACCCCCAGCTCCCGGGCGGCCAGTTCGAGCAGGTCGGCCGTTTCTTCTCCGCGCGCCGCGTCGCCGCTCAGGACCACGCGGCCCCGGGCATCGGCGCGGGCCAGCCGGGTCAGCGCGGGCAGGGCGGGCACCCCGCGCGCCCAGTCGCCGTCCAGCGCGCGGTGCAGGCTGTGGTGCTCGGCCACCAGGGCCAGGACTCTAAGCAGCAGCCCCCGACTCACTCCTGCGTCCAGCAACCGGAAGGCCAGTTCATCCCGGCCGCGCCGGGCGTGGCCCGGCGAACGCAGACGCGCCTCGCCCATCTCGTCGGGTTCCTCGCGCGTGGTGTGCGCCTTGCCCAGATCGTGCAGGGCAGCGGCCAGCAGCAGTGCGGCCCGGGCCTCGCCGCGCAGGCCCGCCTCATCGGCCAGGGTGTGGGCGTGCGCCACCACCAGGGCGCTGTGGGCGGCCACGGACCCCTCGGCGTGCCACTGGGGGTCCTGTGGAATCCCGGGCAGGCGCGCCAGCAACGGCACAAAGGGCGTGAAGGCCGCGCCTATGGTCTCAAAGGTCAGGGGCTGGCCCTCGGCCAGCAGGGCCAGCACCGTGGGAACAGTGGGGGCGTTCATGGAGTGCCCAGCGCGCGCTGAAAGGCCTGCAGCACCGGCTGACCTGCCTGGCGGTCATACACCGCAAACGTCACGTGCTCAAACACGCCCGCCGCCTCGGTGGCCAGCAGTTCGCGGAAGAGGGCGGCCACAGTCACCGGGTTGTTCAGGAACACGCCGCAGCCCCAGGCACCCAGCACCAGATGGGTTTGCCCGGTCTGGGCGGCGGCGCCCAGCACCCGTGCGGCGCGGCGGCGCAGCACACCCGCAACCTCAGCGCGGCGCTCGGGCTCGCCCACCGCCACGGCCCCGGCGTTGGGGGCGGGCGCCGTCAGCACGTTGACTGTGACCGGGTGGGGCAACAGAGCACTCTCGTCGTCGCGGAACACGGGCACCTGCGGGCTGTAGATCAGATGATCGGTATACAGGGCGGACCCCTCCTCGCGGTTGGCCGCGTAATAGCCCCAGACCTGCGGCGCGGTCAGGGACAGGTGAAGCGCACTGCAGCGGCACAGGTCCTCTTCCTGAGACAGGCTCCCCTTCAGAAAGCCGCCGCCCGGCTTCAGGGCCGAGGCGAAATTCAGCGCCAGAACTTCGGCGCCGTGGGCCCGCAGGCGCCGGGCCGCCGCAAAGGTCGTTTCGGGGGTGACCTCAGTGCGGGTGACGCAGCGGCCCTGGGTCGCCCGCAGGGCCTTCAGCAGGGCTGGTCCGTCGGCCGGGGTCAGCAGCCGGGTGCCGTCCAGCATGGGGCGCAGATCCGGCAGGGGCACCTGCGCCCCGCCGGCCGGATACCAGCCCTGCCGCAAAAATTTCAGTGTCTCCTGCGCCAGCTGCACACGCGCCGCATGGGTGGTCATGGCTGCTCCTTCAGGCCGTTGGCCTCCACGGGTTTGCTCAGCCAGTGGGCGCCGGTCTGCACGTGGCCCCGGCGCACCCATTTGGCCACGCGGCGCCCAAACTCGGCGTAGGGAATCTCGCCGGTCACGCGCACCACGTAACCTTCCATCTGCTCCGGGTTCACGTGCAGGGCGCGCAGGGCGGCCTCGTCCCAGGGGCCCCGGTACAGCTCACGCGGGGTGGGCAGCGCCAGCCGCCGGGCCCAGGCCCGCACCTCGTCCCACGGGCGCGAGACGTTGTGCTCGTCCCACACGGAAAACAGGTAGAAGTAGCCGTCCAGATCGGCATAGCGCAGGCTGTGCACGGCGTACACGTTCTCGCCGCACAGGCGCCAGCCCGGCGGAATCTCGTGGCCAATGCGGCCCCGCTCGGCCTTCACCCAGGTGCGCGAGGGGTGCGGGCGGGTGTCCAGGCTGCGCGCGTGCAGGTCGTCCCGGTAGAGGCTGGTGTTCGATCCGATGTGTTGGATCTTAAAATGATCACAGTGGCAATTTTCGCGTGTATAACGAGGAAAATATTATACAGGACTGAGTTTGTGTTCATCAGGTCATAGGACGACACCCACAGGAGGCAGTCGGCTTCAGGGCAGTCCCGCGGCGAGTACCCTCCGACTCAAGCCGAACATTCCAGAACCGCTGGCGGAGAGTGCAGATTTCAGACGGTTCGTAGCAGTAAAGTGAAATCGGGATAGCCCAGCAGCACTATCTAATTCGCGCGTTCTACAGCTCAGGTCAATCCCTAAGCGGGGCCATTTAGCTCAGGAGTAAGCCTTCAATGAATAAAGAGGATTATGAAATCTTGGTTAGACTCACTGGCCCACAGGGTTTCAGCTCAGAAACTCCGAAACTCCTTGAATCATTCTCAAGAAGTTTCGGGTGGCGACCAAGTTATCGAATTGATGACCCCGCCTCTGCTTCTTTTGTAAATGCACATGTGATGATGGAGCATGGACTGCAAGACGCTGCGGTGATTTCGTTTTTGAGAGGGTCCAGATTTTCTGACCTCTCAATGGAGAATGTTAAATATCTCGCAACAGTTTCATATAACAACCTCGTCGATTGGAATATCATCGTTCAAAACGATGAGATAAACATAATTTATAACAGAAGTACTAGACTATTCCCAGAAACGAGGCTACTAAATATAGATAATTTTGAAGCTCTAAAATATGATCACTTTTTACGTGCAATTTCAAAGCGTCCAAATCCAAATATATCAGCTTTAGATGATGCATTAATAGAGAGGATATCTTTCTGGAAAAGAAATATCAGCTTGAAGATGGGAAGAGTTGTAGATAATCGAGTTTTGTCAAATTTTTTCAATACAATATTTTTTATACGTTCAGTTGAAGATTATAGGCGAGCCAACGGAATGGCAGTAGAAAGTAATTTGCTTGAAAAGGCTGCATCATCTGTGTCTACTGGATCAACAGTTAAAGACGTCTTTATGGCAGCCATTGCCAAACTCCAGGGAATCACCGCGCCCGATTACCTTTACGACGAAACTTTGTTATCGGATCTCGATGCATTTCCCATAATGGATGCTCTAGAACTATTTAAAGACTTCTATGGGAACAAACTTTATAAATATGACTTTTCCCTTATTGGCAAGCACGCCTTGGGGAAAATATACGAGAAGTATGTTGCCAATTTGAGAGTAATTGAGACAAAAATGCCTACATTATTCCCCATGCCTCCAACTGAAGTGGCAAACAGGGAACTTGGCGCAGTTTATACCCCTCAATACATTGCTAATTTCTTTAGTAGAGTTCTTATTGACTCACATGCCCCATCCGACCTACCAGGATTGGTAACCGTCGATCATGCATGTGGATCCGGAATATTTCCCAGAAGCTTTTTAGAGAACGCTAATTACACGTTTAACTCTCTTTCGAATGGACTTACGCCCATCGCTTTTGAGAATAGTTGGGCAATAGACATTGATTACAGCGCAACTCAAGCTACACGCTTATCTTTAGCACTTCTACACTTATCGATTAATGGGTCGTTTCCACCAACATTGAACGTCATCAATGAAGATGCCTTGGATATTCTGAATAAGATGCCAGACCTTAGAGATACATTTGACGCCGTAATGTCAAATCCTCCTTACATTCCAGTAGAGGAACTCGGCACTGAGGAGAAGGATAAGGTTGTTTCTGCATTAGATAATTTTTATGGTGGACGTCAGGAAAGCTACCTAGCGTTTATGAATATCGCACTGCGCCTGCTGAAGCCGGGTGGTCAGGCATTTTTTGTTGTTCCTCATGCATTCCTTTTAAATGAAAATGCGAACTTGTTAAGGAATCATATTTCCGAAGATTTCACAATTCGATATTTGATCGATTTAACAAAGATCAAAGTTTTTGAAAATGTGAGTACTTATGTTATCTTGCTCATTATTCAGAAGGCTAAGCCGACCGTCGAGCACTCACTAATCTATGCCCAGGTTAGGGACTTTCCTGGTCATGCATTAGAGGCAATTTTAGATGGTTTTGAGATCACCGACCCGAATTATTCAATATACAGAGTGCTGCAAAACCAATTCAAAAACTCACAATGGAAGCCAATACCCAGCAGTCTCTACGTTATACAAGCCAAAATTGAGCAGAACTCCCCCTTGAAAAATCATATCACACCCAAGCAGGGGTTTAATACTGGCGACGATGAAGTCTTCATTAGACTAGAAAAGGCTGTTCCTGCATCAGAACGCGTACTTTACATGAAATATATGCCAGATAAAAAAATTACCCGTTTCGTACTTCCTGAATCCACTGGAGAACTAGTTTTTTACCCCTATCTGGATGAAAAGGAAATAACATTCGATTCTGTTTCGAAATATAAAAACACGTATTTGCATTTAAGCGCGCAACGAGAAAATCGGCTTCAAAAATCTAGGGTCAATGAATCCAATTGGTGGAAGCCCGAACGTCCACGGCAGCCTAAAGATATACGAGTGCCAAAGATCGTCGCACCACACTTGCTCCTTAGTCCGCGATTCGCATTGGATCTGTCTGGTGAATACGCTGTCAAACGATCTATCTACTTCATAATTAAAGATAGAAAAAAATTTGATCACGAGCAAGAGGTCCGGTTGCTAAAGTTCTATTGCGGCATTATGAATAGCGAAGTATTCATGTGGCAACTAGAGAGAAACTCCCAAAAATATGGCAGTGGCTATTCTCTGATTGAGCAAAAGACTCTGACGGATGTATATGTTCCCAATATAGACAATTCGGACGTAATTTTGGTTGATTCTATGATCAAAGAAATTGATCAGGTAATCGCCACGGGCAAGGAAAGTTGGGATAATCGAAGAAATATAGATCAGCTGGCCCTTTTGCTATATGGTCTGAGCTCTGGTGATCTTGATACCTTACGGGGCCCTAGTGCCTATTAAAATCGATTATTCAGACATTCCTAGCAGACAAGGAGGTATTGCCACCTTACTCGAGCCTATAGTCGGAAGGGCTGCAATGCGCATCGAACAGCCTAGGAATGTCGGGGAAAATACGTTTGTGTTTGCTGCTCGCGACCATGATTTTGACAACAATATCAAATTTAGCGATTGGAGACTATCAACAAAGTTTGACAGTATAAAACTCCTATATTATGAATTATGGAAGGAGGATCCAAAATCTGCTGGGGACTACTATTTAACACAAAAGTATCTACACCTGTATACTTCATTAGGCACATTAATAGAGAGCAAGGAATTTTTGGCATTGCATTCGGATCCAGATGAGTTAGAAACTGAATGCTATGATTATATTCACAAGGTTGGACCACATATTCATTTCAAGACTGCGGGCTATCCGGTATCTAAATTTCACATTTCGCTTTTTTTGGGAAGGTTCGCTGAAGTCAATCAATCCGTCGAAAGCCTAGACTTGGCCTTTCGACACGTCTTAGAAATGATCGAAGAACAGCTGCAGCGATTCTCGTCAGATTCCTGGCAATTAAATTGATTCGCGTTCTGTAAGATAATCCCGCCCCATTACACGTATATATCCTGATTTCTGGCGAGACGTGCCGATAGCCAAAGTTCTGGCGAGCCCACGCATAAGCGTAGGCATGCGTGTCTTCCACTAATCTCGTGAACACTTGCACGCCACGTACATCCGCCGTCCAGCTTCTCGGTCACCACGACCTCGCGGCCGCTGAAGCCGCAGAGATCAGGAATGCGGCGGTCGTCGTTCTGCAGCCCGGGTGACCAGGGCAGGTGGAGGGTAGAAGGGTATTTGATTCGCATAGGGCATCACTGCCGGGCAGGCTAGCGGGCGAGCGGCCCTGGGCACATCGGCCATGTCCCGGGGCGCGGCACGTGCTTTTGGCCTACCAGTCCAGCGCCGCCCGCCGCGCGGCCACCAGCCACGCTTCCACCGCTTCAACATCCGGGTGGTCGGGCAGGGCGGTGTGGGCGGCGGCGCGCCCGAAATCGCGCTGCAACTCTTCCCGCCAGCGTTCGGCCTCGGCCCAGGGCAGCTCGCCCGTTTTCACCGCCAGCAGCGCCGCGCGGTGCTGGCCCACGTCCACCAGCACCTCGCCCGTGCGCAGGGCGTGCGCCCCGCTGATCAGCAGCCGCAGCAGATGAACCGCGTGCTTCAGGCGCACCTCGCCGTGCGTGCGCTGCTCATTGTCCAGGCGGCGAAACTGCGCGCGCACGTATTCGCCGTAGGTCTGCGCGATGCGGCGGCTCAGAAATGCGCCCCGGATGTCCAGCAGCGCCTGCGCCACCGGCGTGACCAGCACCGGCAGCGGTGAGCCCAGCACCTCCAGCACGTTGGGGTTGGCCTTCAGGGCCAGCAGCACGAACTTTCTGGCCTCCCAGTACACGGCCTCGGCGCCGGGGGCTGCGAATTCCAGCTGTGGCGGCACCTCGCCCAGGCCCCAGTGGCGCCGCGCGGGCGGCAGATAAAAGCCGCGCAGGTCCGTGTCGGAGGCGTCGGTGCTGAGGCCAAAGGCCCGGCTGCCCATCACACAGGCGTACTGCACATAGGGCCGCAGGTCGTGGGGGGCCAGGGGGGGAAGGTCGGTCCCGGTCACCTTCAGATGCACGCGGTTGACGTTCAGCACGCGCCCGGCAAAGTTCACGCCATACACGCTGCCGTCCCGGGGCGAGGCCACGATCACGCCAGCCGTGCCCGCTGGCAGGCCGCCCTGGGGCGCGTGCAGGGACACAGCGGTGCCGGGGGGCAGGGGGCGGGACATGGAGAACAGGGTAAAGGGCGGCGCCCGCGCGGGCATCGGCCAATTCGCGCACAGGCAGCCAGCCTCACCTGTCCCCTGAGCGCAGCCCCAACCCCACTTCCGTGAGCCGGTCGGTGGCCGACATGGCGCGCGCCCTGGCGTTTTCCCGCACGCAGGGCCGGCCCATGCCAGTGGCCAGCGTGTGCCGGGCGGGTGGGGCTGGCCCTGGACCCAGCACTCTGTCACGGTAGCCGACCCGGACGGCACCGCCGTGGACGTGTTCGCATGGTGCAGCTCCCCCACGCCCTATCCTCTGTGCCATGACCGGACTGCTCTGGCTGGCCCTGGACGGGGTGGGCCACCCCCTGGACGCCCCGCCGGATTCGGTGTGGGATCAGGCGCTGCCCACCCTGCGCCCGCTGGTGGACGCGGGCCCGGCGCTGGACGCGGCGCTGGGCGTGCCAGGGCTGCCGCAGTCGGGCACCGGGCAGACCTGCTGGCTGACCGGCCAGAACGCCGTGGCCCACATGGGCGAGCATTTTGGGCCGCACCCCGGGCCCACCCTGCAGGCGCTGCTGCGGGGGGCCTCGCTGCCCGTGCGGCTGACCCGGGCGGGCGGCCGGGCGGCCCTGGTCAACCACTACCACCCGGCCTATCTGCAGCCCGGCCAGGGGGGACGCAACCGCCTGGGCTGCTTTCCCTTCGCGTTTCAGGCGGCGGGGCTGGCGCTCAACCCGCCGGGGGTGCCATTGCTGGGCGCCACGCTGGGGCTGGACTTTGCGCCGCCCTGGACCGAACGGGGTGCGCTGGACGAGGTCACGCGCCAGGGCGAGGCGCTGGGCCGGGTCACCGCCGACTTTGACCTGCTGAGTGCCGACCTGTGGTTCAGCGACCTGCTGGGCCACCAGGGTGGACCCGCTGCGGCCCCCGAGGCCCGGCAGGCGGGCCGGGCCTACCTGCGCCGGGTGGACGCCCTCCTGGCCGGGGCGCTGCAGGTGGGCGCACGGGTGGTTGTGAGCAGCGACCACGGCAATCTGGAAGACCTGCGCACCAAAGCCCACACCACCGCGCGGGTGCCCTGGGTCACGCCACACGCTGCGGCCACCGAGGCGCACACCATCGTGGAGGCCGGCCAGGAGCTGGCCGCATGGCTGGGCGTGAACCCCTGAAGTTATCCACAGGTTTATCCACAAGTGCTGTGGACAAGGGGAGCAGAAGCTTTGATTTCCGCCCACCACAAATGGGGCTTGGGCCGCCCCGACACGCTGTTTTTAGACAGACGCCGTGTGCGTTCCACAGGTTCCAAAGTTATCCACAGGCCCGCGTTTCACTGTGGATAACTGGCTGCCGTGGCCGCCCGCGCCGTCTGCACAAAACGCAGCACGGCATCCCGGTTCTTGACTCCCGGGCGAAGTTCCAGGTGGCTCACGGCGTCCACGCCAGCGGGTGCCAGCACCTGCATGGCCTGCGCCACATTGTCTGGTCCCAGGCCACCAGCCAGCCATGCCCCGGGGGGAAATGCGGGCCGCAGGGCAGCCCAGTCCAGCGCGTGCCCGCTGCCGGGTGCCGGCGCATCCAGCATCAGGGTCACGGCGGGGTGGTCCTTCCACACGGCTGCCTCGGCCAGATCGGCCGGGCGCAACACGCGCAGAACGGGATAATACGCGGCCACCTGCTCAACGTAAAGACTTGACAAAGGGCCGTGCAGTTGCACGCTGCTCATCCGCGCCGATTCCGAGAGCCGTAGCACCTCGTCCAGGCCCTGATCCATAAAGACGCCCACCCGCGCCACGCTGGGGCCCACGCTCAGTCCAGCGTCCCGGGCCACCGCCGCGGTCACGCGCCGCCGACTGACCGGCGCGAAGATAAACCCCAGCGCGTCGGCACCGGCCTCGGCAGACAGCACGGCGTCGGGCACGCTGGTGGTCCCGCACACCTTCACCCGGATCATTCGCTTTCGCTTCGGGGGCCTTCCAGGGCCGCCACCCGGTCTTCCAGCGCCCGCACCTGCCGGGTCAGGGCCAGCAGCAGCAGCGCGTAGTGGTCATAGAGCTTGGGGCGCTCCATCCGCGTTTCGCCCGCCAACCAGTCGGCCAGCAGGCCCTCGGCGGCCTGCAGCACCTCGGCGTCGGGAACCTCGCGGTAGGAACGGGTGCCCAGGATCTCGCGCGCAAAATTCAGTTCGCGGTCACTCATGGCCTCATTCTGGGGCCGCGCCGCCATCACCGCCTCGTGATGGGCTTCGGTCCACAGCCACACCCGGGAGAAGGCGGCACCCAGGCTGCGGCCCAGTGGAGGCGTACGGGACTCCTCTGAGGCCAAAGCCTCTTGGGCAGCGCGCAGGGGTGCTGTTCTATTGCCGGAGTCCCCTCTTGCCCTTGTTCGCTCTGCTCACCCATCACCTGCGGCTCACCTGAGTTGCGCATGGGGTGGCGCTGCCGTTCGTGGCCACCGAACAGATGCCCGGGGGCAGCCGTGAGCCCATGCCGCTGGACGACTGTATTGCCCAGACCTTCAGCCTCCTGCAGACACAGCGAGGAACTCCGCAGGGTGGACCGGGCGCTGCCCCCACGCCCTGGTCAGCGGCACCCACGACGCGGCGGTTCGCGGCCTGAACGCCCGGCAGGGCGCTCCAGCTGACCCGGCCGCAAGCCAGCTGGCAGATGTGAGCCGGCGCGGGGCCATGCCACGCTGAGTCGCCATGACCGCCCACCCGGCTCCTCTCCACCAGCCCACGCGGCGCCAGACCACGCTGCACCTGCTTCTGACCCATGGCGGCGTCGCCGCGCACCACACCCTGACCGTGCACACCCCCACGTACTACGGCCAGCATGTGCTGGACGCGGCCCGCGCAGCCGGACTGGACGGCTGGCTGGGGCGCCGCCTGGCCTTTAGCCCGCAGGGCACGGCGGGCGGGGTCACACGCGCGGAGTGTGTCTGGCACCTGCACAGCGCGGCGCCGCTGGGCCCCGCAGCAGCGCCGGACGAGGCCCCAGCCCGGGCTATAGGCTGGCGGCAGGCCGCCCTGAGCCTGCCTCCACCCACGCCCTGGTTCCATCGGTCCTGGCGCGCCCTGGCCCTGGAGTGGCTGGACACCGAACTGGCCGCCCAGGGCCTGAGCCGCACCGGCGGGCCGGAGGTGCTCAAGCACTGGCAGATCAGCCTGCTGTGGCGCGTGCCGACCACGGGCGGGCAGGTGTACTTCAAGGCCGCGCCCGAATTTTTTGCCCGCGAGGTGCACCTGACCCCGGTTCTGGCGCGTGAACTGGTGGGGGCCGCGCCCGGGGTGCTGGCCGCCGATACAGCGCGCGGGTTTCTGCTGCTGGCCGATGCTGGCGAGACAGGCACCGACGACCTGGAGGGCCTGATGCGCCATCTGGCGGCGGTGCAGCGCGCCAGCAGGCCGCTGCTGCCCAGGCTGGCGCTGCGGGACCGGGGCCCGGGATACCTGCGCCGCTGGTGGCCCCGCCTGCTGGGCGACGAGGTGCTGCTGGTGGGCCAACCCGGGGGCCTGACCCCTGCCGAAGCGGCCGCGCTGCGGGGCCGCCACACCGAACTGGACGCGGCCCTGGCCCGGCTGGCCGCCAGTTCGCTGCCCCCCACGCTGGGCCACGGCGACCTGCACAGCGGAAACGTGGCCACGCAGGGGGGCGCGTTCACCCTGCTGGACTGGTCGGATGCGTGCTGCACCCATCCCTTCCTGGACGCCCAGCCTGCCTCGCTGGCCCCGGACGCCACGCCCGGGGCCCTGGCCGCCGCCCGCGACGCTTACCTGGCTGCCTGGACCGACTGCGCGCCACTGGACGAACTGCGCGCCCTGCACAGCGACGCCGCGCTGGCCGGAGAACTGCTGCGCGCCCTGGGCTATGTGGACGGCATTCAGGGCGCAGTGGCCGACAAAACCGAGTGGCACGGCGTTCATCTGGACCACCTGCGCCGCCTGCTGCCCGGCACGCCGTCCTGAGACGAACGGCTGCCCTCCACACCCTGGCCCTGGTGCGGGGTGTGCCCCGCCGCGCCTGGAGGGGCCCCCAGCTCCTCTGCCCACGCTGCTGCGCCGCTTTGCACGTCCGTCTGGACCTGAATCCCTGTTGCCCAGGGTGGGGTTAGCGCTGGCGTCCGAGTGGCGCCGCTGTCAGCCGCTTCCCTCGTTCTCTTGCCACCACAGCAAGCGGGGCGCCCTGCTTCCCGGGGCGCCCCTGCCTTCAATCCTGCTCAGCGCGATACGGTGCAGGTGCCCAGACTGGTGCCCTTGTCGCTGGAGTTCTTGTGGCTGCTGGCGTCGCCGCGCACCAGGGCGCCGCTCAGGCCGCTGCGGTCGGCGCGGCACACCAGGAAGCTCTTGTCGGCGCGCTGCACGATTACGGTGATCTCGTCGTCGGAATAGTCCATCAGGCCCGTGCCGCGCTCGCTGCCCCGGATCGCCACCGCGTCATAGATGCCGTCCTCGTCACGCTCGCCCAGGGTCAGGGCGTAGGTACCGGCCTGTCCAAAATTCACGGTCCATTTCTGGCCCTGCGCCAGGGTGGGCGGCCAGCTCAGGCCGCTGGGCGCCGGAGCGGGGCTGGGGGTGCCGGTCCCCAGACTCACGGTGCAACTGCCCAGACTGGTGCCCTTGTCGCTGGAATTCTTGTGGCTGGTGGCGTCGCCGCGCAGCGAAGCGCCGC
Coding sequences:
- a CDS encoding metalloenzyme domain protein, with amino-acid sequence MTGLLWLALDGVGHPLDAPPDSVWDQALPTLRPLVDAGPALDAALGVPGLPQSGTGQTCWLTGQNAVAHMGEHFGPHPGPTLQALLRGASLPVRLTRAGGRAALVNHYHPAYLQPGQGGRNRLGCFPFAFQAAGLALNPPGVPLLGATLGLDFAPPWTERGALDEVTRQGEALGRVTADFDLLSADLWFSDLLGHQGGPAAAPEARQAGRAYLRRVDALLAGALQVGARVVVSSDHGNLEDLRTKAHTTARVPWVTPHAAATEAHTIVEAGQELAAWLGVNP
- a CDS encoding phosphoribosylanthranilate isomerase; this encodes MIRVKVCGTTSVPDAVLSAEAGADALGFIFAPVSRRRVTAAVARDAGLSVGPSVARVGVFMDQGLDEVLRLSESARMSSVQLHGPLSSLYVEQVAAYYPVLRVLRPADLAEAAVWKDHPAVTLMLDAPAPGSGHALDWAALRPAFPPGAWLAGGLGPDNVAQAMQVLAPAGVDAVSHLELRPGVKNRDAVLRFVQTARAATAASYPQ
- a CDS encoding phosphotransferase, producing MTAHPAPLHQPTRRQTTLHLLLTHGGVAAHHTLTVHTPTYYGQHVLDAARAAGLDGWLGRRLAFSPQGTAGGVTRAECVWHLHSAAPLGPAAAPDEAPARAIGWRQAALSLPPPTPWFHRSWRALALEWLDTELAAQGLSRTGGPEVLKHWQISLLWRVPTTGGQVYFKAAPEFFAREVHLTPVLARELVGAAPGVLAADTARGFLLLADAGETGTDDLEGLMRHLAAVQRASRPLLPRLALRDRGPGYLRRWWPRLLGDEVLLVGQPGGLTPAEAAALRGRHTELDAALARLAASSLPPTLGHGDLHSGNVATQGGAFTLLDWSDACCTHPFLDAQPASLAPDATPGALAAARDAYLAAWTDCAPLDELRALHSDAALAGELLRALGYVDGIQGAVADKTEWHGVHLDHLRRLLPGTPS
- a CDS encoding nucleotidyltransferase domain-containing protein; this encodes MSRPLPPGTAVSLHAPQGGLPAGTAGVIVASPRDGSVYGVNFAGRVLNVNRVHLKVTGTDLPPLAPHDLRPYVQYACVMGSRAFGLSTDASDTDLRGFYLPPARRHWGLGEVPPQLEFAAPGAEAVYWEARKFVLLALKANPNVLEVLGSPLPVLVTPVAQALLDIRGAFLSRRIAQTYGEYVRAQFRRLDNEQRTHGEVRLKHAVHLLRLLISGAHALRTGEVLVDVGQHRAALLAVKTGELPWAEAERWREELQRDFGRAAAHTALPDHPDVEAVEAWLVAARRAALDW